In Primulina eburnea isolate SZY01 chromosome 14, ASM2296580v1, whole genome shotgun sequence, the following proteins share a genomic window:
- the LOC140811753 gene encoding pyruvate kinase isozyme A, chloroplastic-like: protein MAQSLNLFTSTSTSPKPLISKPSLPFPPANFRLPHAKSLNKSPFYVEASASDANPSFFSSENGAGGALSAALQDHVPFQVVSDSGSIEVDAVTEAELKENGFRSTRRTKLICTIGPASCNPEQLEALAVGGMNVARINMCHGTREWHREVIQRVRRLNEDKGYAVAIMMDTEGSEIHMGDLGGASSAKAEDGEIWTFSVRAFGSGLPEHTINVSYDGFAEDVKVGDELLVDGGMVRFEVIEKIGPDVKCLCTDPGLLLPRANLTFWRDGSLVRERNAMLPTISSKDWLDIDFGIAEGVDFIAVSFVKSAEVIKHLKSYIKARARDNDVSVIAKIESIDSLKNLEEIIQASDGAMVARGDLGAQIPLEQVPSEQQKIVQVCRQLNKPVIVASQLLESMIEYPTPTRAEVADVSEAVRQRADALMLSGESAMGQYPEKALAVLRSVSVRIEKWWREQKRHEAMELPGIASSFGDSISEEICNSAAKMANNLEVDAIFVYTKNGHMASLLSRCRPDCPIFAFTTTTSVRRRLNLQWGLIPFRLSFSDDMESNLHKTFSLLRARGMIKSGDLVIAVSDMLQSIQVMNVP from the exons tccacctccacctctcCAAAACCCCTGATCTCAAAACCCTCACTCCCTTTCCCCCCCGCCAATTTCCGTCTTCCGCACGCCAAAAGCCTCAATAAGTCCCCCTTCTATGTTGAAGCCTCTGCGTCTGATGCCAATCCATCATTTTTTAGCTCCGAAAACGGCGCCGGAGGGGCTTTATCCGCTGCACTCCAGGACCACGTTCCTTTCCAGGTGGTGTCTGATTCGGGCTCAATTGAAGTTGATGCGGTTACGGAGGCAGAGCTGAAGGAGAATGGCTTCCGGAGCACGCGGCGTACGAAGCTGATTTGTACGATCGGCCCAGCTTCGTGTAATCCTGAGCAGCTGGAGGCCCTGGCGGTTGGCGGGATGAATGTGGCGAGGATTAATATGTGTCATGGCACGCGTGAGTGGCATCGTGAGGTGATTCAGCGGGTGAGGAGATTGAATGAGGACAAGGGGTATGCTGTGGCAATTATGATGGATACTGAGGGGAGTGAGATTCACATGGGAGATCTTGGTGGTGCGTCTTCCGCAAAAGCTGAG GATGGTGAAATATGGACTTTCAGTGTTCGAGCTTTTGGTTCAGGTCTTCCCGAACACACCATCAATGTGAGCTATGATGGCTTTGCTGAAG ATGTAAAAGTAGGTGATGAACTTCTGGTAGATGGTGGAATGGTGAGGTTTGAAGTGATTGAGAAAATTGGTCCGGATGTCAAGTGTCTCTGTACCGATCCTGGACTCCTATTACCCCGGGCCAATCTTACTTTCTGGCGTGATGGTAGCTTAGTACGGGAACGCAACGCAATGCTGCCTACAATTTCCTCCAAG GATTGGCTGGACATTGATTTTGGGATTGCTGAGGGTGTTGATTTTATTGCTGTATCATTTGTCAAGTCTGCTGAGGTTATAAAGCATCTTAAGAGCTATATTAAGGCACGAGCCCGTGATAA TGACGTGTCTGTGATTGCAAAAATAGaaagtatcgattcattgaagAACTTGGAAGAAATCATTCAAGCATCGGATGGAGCTATGGTGGCGAGAGGAGATCTTGGTGCACAAATCCCCTTGGAACAGGTTCCATCTGAACAGCAAAAGATAGTCCAAGTCTGTAGGCAATTAAATAAGCCTGTAATTGTTGCGAGTCAGTTGCTTGAATCTATGATAGAATACCCCACACCAACCAGAGCTGAAGTAGCTGACGTTTCTGAAGCAGTTCGCCAACGAGCAGATGCCTTAATGCTTTCTGGTGAGTCGGCAATGGGACAGTACCCTGAAAAGGCATTGGCCGTATTGAGAAGTGTTAGCGTGAGAATTGAGAAATGGTGGAGAGAGCAGAAACGTCACGAAGCTATGGAACTCCCTGGTATAGCATCTTCTTTTGGTGACAGCATTTCAGAAGAGATATGCAACTCTGCTGCTAAGATGG CCAACAACTTGGAGGTTGATGCCATATTTGTTTATACAAAAAATGGTCACATGGCATCTCTCTTGTCACGTTGCAGACCCGATTGTCCCATTTTTGCATTTACTACCACCACATCTGTGCGGCGACGCCTGAACCTGCAATGGGGTCTGATACCGTTCCGTCTGAGCTTTTCCGATGACATGGAAAGCAACCTCCACAAAACTTTCTCCTTGCTCAGAGCACGGGGAATGATAAAATCAGGCGACCTGGTAATTGCTGTCTCAGACATGTTGCAATCTATTCAAGTTATGAACGTCCCGTAG